Proteins encoded by one window of Micromonospora coxensis:
- a CDS encoding MATE family efflux transporter, producing MSQSATAMAPPRRIAALALPALVVLAAEPLYVLVDTAVIGHLGRVPLAALAVGGTVMTLTAWLGTVLAYGITGRAARRFGSGDRAAAVAEGVQASWLALAVGVLVALGMQVGGGALARTLAGGGDDVAGAAAQWLRIAALGAPGLLVAAAGNGWLRGIQDTRRPLLFVLAPNLLSALLCPLLVYPAGLGLVGSAVANAVAQTISGGLFAAALVRERVSLRPRPRLIRQQLVLSRDLLVRGLAFQASFLSATAVAARFGAAAVGAHQIALQLWFFTALVLDALAIAAQALIGAALGAGDAAGARALARRFALLGGVCGVGFAVLIAAGAGVVPSVFSSDPQVREQAMVAWPWFVAMQPLAGVVFALDGVLIGAGDVRYLRNLTIVAALGGFLPAIWLAYGLDLGLGGIWAGLTLFVVLRLAALLLRLRSGGWAVVGAVR from the coding sequence ATGAGTCAGTCCGCCACCGCCATGGCGCCCCCGCGCCGGATCGCCGCCCTCGCCCTGCCCGCCCTGGTGGTGCTCGCCGCCGAACCGCTCTACGTGCTGGTCGACACCGCCGTGATCGGGCACCTCGGCCGGGTGCCGCTGGCCGCGCTCGCGGTGGGCGGCACCGTCATGACCCTGACCGCGTGGCTCGGCACCGTGCTGGCGTACGGGATAACCGGACGGGCGGCCCGGCGCTTCGGCTCCGGCGACCGGGCGGCGGCGGTGGCCGAGGGGGTCCAGGCGTCCTGGCTCGCCCTCGCGGTCGGCGTGCTGGTGGCGCTCGGCATGCAGGTCGGCGGTGGGGCGCTGGCGCGTACCCTCGCCGGTGGTGGGGACGACGTGGCCGGCGCGGCCGCGCAGTGGCTGCGGATCGCGGCCCTCGGCGCCCCCGGCCTGCTGGTCGCCGCCGCCGGCAACGGCTGGCTGCGCGGCATCCAGGACACCCGCCGCCCGCTGCTCTTCGTGCTCGCGCCGAACCTGCTCTCCGCGCTGCTCTGCCCGCTGCTGGTCTACCCGGCCGGGCTCGGCCTGGTCGGCTCGGCGGTGGCCAACGCGGTCGCCCAGACCATCTCCGGCGGGCTGTTCGCCGCGGCGCTGGTCCGCGAGCGGGTGTCGCTGCGGCCCCGGCCCCGGCTGATCCGCCAGCAACTGGTGCTCAGCCGCGACCTGCTGGTCCGGGGCCTGGCGTTCCAGGCGAGTTTCCTCTCCGCCACCGCCGTGGCGGCCCGGTTCGGGGCCGCCGCCGTCGGCGCGCACCAGATCGCGCTGCAACTGTGGTTCTTCACCGCCCTGGTCCTCGACGCCCTCGCCATCGCCGCCCAGGCGCTGATCGGCGCCGCGCTCGGCGCCGGCGACGCCGCCGGGGCGCGTGCCCTGGCCCGCCGCTTCGCGCTGCTCGGCGGCGTCTGCGGTGTCGGCTTCGCCGTGCTGATCGCCGCCGGCGCCGGCGTGGTGCCGTCGGTGTTCAGCTCCGACCCACAGGTACGGGAGCAGGCGATGGTCGCCTGGCCCTGGTTCGTGGCGATGCAGCCCCTCGCGGGAGTGGTGTTCGCCCTCGACGGCGTGCTGATCGGCGCAGGGGACGTGCGCTACCTGCGCAACCTGACCATCGTGGCCGCGCTCGGCGGCTTCCTGCCGGCGATCTGGCTCGCCTACGGGCTGGACCTCGGGCTCGGTGGCATCTGGGCCGGGCTCACCCTGTTCGTGGTGCTCCGGCTGGCCGCCCTGTTGCTGCGGCTGCGCTCCGGCGGGTGGGCGGTGGTCGGCGCGGTCCGCTGA
- the truB gene encoding tRNA pseudouridine(55) synthase TruB: MSTDGLIVVDKPGGMTSHDVVARIRRLARTRRVGHGGTLDPMATGVLVIGVGRATRLLTYVIGAGKSYTATVRLGQATVTDDAEGDVIATTPAGQLTDEAVSRAFVALRGEIDQVPSAVSAIKVDGQRAYKRVREGESVELPARRVTVSRLDVRAVRRDTPDVVDVDIEVTCSSGTYIRAIARDAGLALGVGGHLTALRRTAVGNFTLAEAATLDELEQRAPDVVNLPLDAAADRYFPRRDAGADEAKVLSHGGPLDAVGIAGPYAVFGPDGGVIAIVSERDGRARAEIVLAPA, encoded by the coding sequence GTGAGCACTGACGGTCTGATCGTGGTGGACAAGCCCGGCGGCATGACGTCGCACGACGTGGTGGCGCGCATCCGTCGGCTGGCGAGGACCCGGCGGGTGGGGCACGGCGGCACCCTCGACCCGATGGCCACCGGGGTGCTGGTGATCGGGGTGGGCCGGGCGACGCGGCTGCTCACGTACGTCATCGGCGCCGGCAAGAGCTACACGGCCACGGTCCGGCTCGGGCAGGCCACGGTCACCGACGACGCCGAGGGCGACGTGATCGCCACCACCCCGGCCGGGCAGCTCACCGACGAGGCGGTCTCCCGGGCGTTCGTCGCGCTGCGGGGCGAGATCGACCAGGTGCCCAGCGCGGTCAGCGCCATCAAGGTCGACGGGCAGCGGGCGTACAAGCGGGTGCGCGAGGGGGAGAGCGTGGAGCTGCCCGCCCGTCGGGTCACCGTCTCCCGCCTCGACGTGCGCGCCGTCCGCCGGGACACCCCCGACGTGGTCGACGTCGACATCGAGGTGACCTGCTCGTCCGGGACGTACATCCGGGCCATCGCCCGCGACGCCGGCCTGGCCCTCGGGGTGGGTGGGCACCTCACCGCGCTGCGCCGCACCGCGGTCGGGAACTTCACCCTGGCCGAGGCCGCCACCCTCGACGAGCTGGAACAGCGCGCGCCCGACGTGGTCAACCTGCCGCTCGACGCCGCCGCCGACCGGTACTTCCCGCGTCGGGACGCCGGCGCCGACGAGGCGAAGGTGCTCTCCCACGGCGGGCCCCTCGACGCGGTCGGCATCGCCGGGCCGTACGCCGTGTTCGGTCCCGACGGGGGCGTGATCGCTATCGTCAGCGAGCGGGACGGCCGGGCCCGCGCGGAGATCGTGCTCGCCCCGGCCTGA